One Baekduia alba genomic window, CGCGTCGTACAGCGCCTGCTGCTCGGGCTCGTAGCGGGTGACGACCTCGACCTCGCCGCGGCGCAGGCACGTCGTGATCTCGAGCGCGTCGAGGTCGACCCCGGCCTCGCGCGCCTTCAGCATGGTGTCGGCGATCTCCGACTCCGGGATCCCGAACAGCCGCAGCATGTGCTGGCGGTACTCGACGGCGCCGGCGACCGCCGCGCGGAACGCCTCGGCCTCGATCGCGACGTCCCACATCGGCTGCAGCTCACGCGGCGGTCCGGGCAGGACGACGACTGTCGGACCGGCGGAGCCAGCAGAGGGCGGCACGATCAGCCCCGGCGCCGTTCCCACCGGCTCCAGCACCGTCGCCCCGCGCGGCACCAGCGCCTGCTTGCGGTTCGACCGCCGGATCGCGTCCTCGTCCAGATCCGGCCAGCGCCGCATCAGCCGCTCCAGGATCGCCCAGATGCGGCCCTCGAGCGCCTCGTCGAGCGCCGACGGCCGTCCCTGGAACTCGCCGACCACCGCCGCGGTCAGGTCGTCCTCGGTCGGCCCCAGCCCGCCTGAGGTGACGATGAGGTCCATGCCGGCCGACGCCAGCCAGCCCAGCGCGTCGCGCACGTCCTGCGGCCGGTCCCCCACGACGATCGTGTGCGCGATCTCGACCCCGAGCTCGCGCAGCCGCTCGGCCAGCCACGGCCCGTTGCGGTCCGCTACGCGGCCGGTGAGGACCTCGGTCCCCGTCACGACGATCCCGGCGCGCGCGGCCATCAGGCGCAGCTCGGGACCTGGTCGGGATCGACGCGCTTGACCGACCCCTTGCTGATCTTGAACGCGACCGGGCTCGCGTCCGGCACCGCGCGCGCCTTGCCGTCGACCCTCAGGCGCGCGTTGCCGTTGCCCAGCCGCAGCCGGAACGAGCGCGACCGGTAGTTGTCGGTGCTGACGCCCTCCTGCAGCGTCGCGCCGTTGATCCGCGCGGTCCCGCTCGCGTCGACCAGGCAGGCGAACACCGGCCCGGGCCCGGTGGCGTTGATCGAGACGCGGACGAGCTTGGACGACGCGGACGACGTCGTGGAGGTCTTCTTCTTGGACGACGACGCGGCCGGCTTCTTCTTGGTCGTGCTCGTCGGCACCGCCGTCGTGGTGGTCCGGCCGGTCGTAGTTGACGCCGCCGAGCCCGGGTCGCCGTCGTCGCCGTTGTCGCGCCCCAGCAGGTACAGCGCCCCTACCAGCAGCACGATGATCACGCCGACCACGAGCCCGACCGGGATCCGCCGCGGCTCGCGCGGCCCGCGTCCTCCCCGCCCGCCGCCACCCCCTCGCCGGCGCGGGGCGCCGATCGGCATCAGGTCGTGGTCCGACGGCCGCTCGTGGCGGAGCTTGTACTCCTCCAGGAGCAGCTTGGCGTCCAGGTCGAGCGCCTCGGCGTAGGTCCGCAGGAACGACCGGACGTACGCGGGCCCGGGCAGCAGGCCCCACTCCTCGTTCTCCAGCGCCCGCAGGTACTTGGCACGGATCTTCGTCTCGGCTTCGATCTCCGAGATGTCGATGCGGGCGCGCATACGCGCCTCGCGGAGGGTTGCCCCGATCTCCGGCATGGTCCGCGCCGCAGTCTATGGAGCCGCTAGGCCACGTCGTCGTCACCCGTGGGGCGCGGCGGCTCGGGCAACGCTGGCGCGTCGCCGCTCCCCACAGCCGGACCGGCGGCCTCAGGGCCCGCCGCCGCGATGTCGCCCTTCTCCGTCAGCGCGGCCAGCACCCGCGGCAGGTCCTGCCCCGTGATCAGCACCTGGCGCGGCTTGGAGCCCTCGTAGCCGGAGATCACGCCGCGGCGCTCGAGCATGTCCATCATGCGCCCGGCGCGCGTGTAGCCCAGGCGCATGCGGCGCTGGAGCATCGACGTCGACGCGGTCCCCATCTCGACGACCAGCTCGATCGCCTCGGCCAGCAGCGGATCCTCGTCGGGGTCCTTGCCGTCGGCCTCGTCGCGCCCGCCGTCGCCGCCGGGCTCCGCCTCGACCTCCTCCAGGAGGTCGGCGCGCAACTCGGGCTCGCCCTGACGCGCCCAGAACTCGGTGATCTGGCCGACCTGCGCCTCGTCGATGTAGGCGCCCTGGATGCGCTGCAGCTTGGACGAGCCGACCGGCGAGAACAGCATGTCGCCCATGCCCAGCAGCGACTCGGCGCCGTTCTGGTCGAGGATGACGCGCGAGTCGGTCTGCGAGGACACCGCGAACGCGATCCGCGACGGGACGTTGGCCTTGATCATGCCGGTGATGACGTCCACGCGCGGCGACTGCGTCGCGAGCACCAGGTGGATGCCGACCGCGCGGGCCTTCTGAGCGATCCGGATGATGGAGTCCTCGACGTCGCCCGGCGCGACCATCATGAGGTCGGCGAGCTCGTCGATGACGCACAGGATGTACGGGAGGCGCTTCTCACCCTCCTCCTCGCGCACGCGGTTGAGCTCGTTGAGCGAGCGCGTGCGCTTCATGGCCATGATCCCGTAACGCCACTCCATCTCGCGCACGAGGTTCTGGAGCGCGTTGGCCGCCTGGCGCGGCGACGTGATCACCGGCGTGAGCAGGTGCGGCACGTCCTCGTAGTGGTTGAGCTCGACCTGCTTGGGGTCGACCAGGACCAGCCGCGCCTCGTCCGGCGTGGCGTTCAGCAGGATCGACGACAACATCGCGTTGATGCACGCCGACTTGCCGGCGCCGGTCGTGCCGGCGACCAGGATGTGCGGCATCTTGGCCAGGTCGGCGCCGATCGCCTTGCCGGAGACGTCCTTGCCCAGCCAGACCGTGAGCGGCGAGTAGCCCTCGGGCCGCGCGCGGAAGACGTCGCCGAGGTGGACCGTGCGGCGGTCGCGGTTGGGGACCTCGATGCCGACGGCCTGCTTGCCCGGGATCGGCGCGAGGATCCGGATCTCGGTCGCGGCGAGCGCGTAGGCCAGGTCGTCCTTGAGCTGGGCGACCTTGGACATCTTCACGCCCGGCGCCAGCCGCAGCTCGTAGCGCGTGATGTGCGGGCCGCTGACGGTGCCGACGACCCGCGACTCGACGTTGAAGTGGCTGAGCGCCTCGACCAGCGACGCGGCGACCTTCTCGTTGCCGCTGGTGTCGGGGCGGATCTGGTCGCCGGTGGAGCGCTTGAGCACGCGCGGGTCCGGGACGATGTACTCGATCTCCTCCGCGCCGTCGCCGTCGGCCTCGCCGCGGGACCCCGCCCCCACCCGCCCCAGCTCGAGCTGCTGCGGCTCGCCGGGCGGCAGCGCCCCGCCGTCGTCGTCGAACTGCTGCTCGATGTCGGGCAGGTCGTCGGTGGCCATGACGGCCTCGGAGACCTCGGCGTCCTTGGCGTCCTCGGCCGCCGACTGCGGCGCGGCGAGATCCTCGTCCAGGGCCGCGTCGTCGTCGAGCGCGACGACCTTGGGCTCCTTCTTCTTGCCACGCGCGCGGGTGACCTTCGGCTCGTCGGCGGCCTCGAACAGGTCGGGATAGCGCTCGACGCCGTCCAGCGACGGCGCCTCGACGTGCGTGGACTTGACGACGAGGTCGTCGTCGCTCTCCGGCACCTGGACGCGCGGGCGCCGCGTCGTGCTCGACGCGGGCTTCGCGGCGGCCGTCGCGGGCTCGGGGCGCGCTGGGCGCTCGGGCCGCGCCGTGCGCAGCGCGCGCGTCGACTCGGCGACGGTCCCGCCGGTCGCCTTCAGGATCCCGGCCAGCGACGCGCCGGTCAGCAGCAGCAGCCCGGCGAGGAAGAGGAACAGCGCGAAGATGTGCGTCCCGATCGAGCCGATGAGGTGGTTGGAGAGGTAGAACAGCCCCTCGCCGAGGTAGCCACCGCGGTCGCGCAGGAAGTCCTGGTCCCAGTAGCCGTCGCGGATCGTGCTCGGGCCGAGCCCGAGCGTGCCGGCCGCGAACATCAGCGCGAGCGCGAGCGTGAAGCAGATCCCGCCGGTCCGGAACGGGCGCACCGACGGCAGCACCGGGCCGAGCACGACGACCGCGCCGACGCAGATGACGCCGATCGGCGTGACGTAGCGCAGCGTGCCGACGGCGAGCGCGAGCCCGTCGACGACCGCGTCGCCCGCCTGGCCGCCGTCCCACCCGAGGTAGAGCGGGAACGCCAGGAAGACGCCGCACGCCACGAGCGCCAGGCCCATCAGGTCCAGATGGCGCTGCTCGATGACGGGGATGCGCGGCGCCCAGGTCGCCGAGGAGCGCCGCGCGCGCGTGCGCGAGGACCCCTTCCCGCCGCGCGCGGCCGGCTTGCGCTTGCGCGCGGCGGCCGACGAGGCGGACGTCGTGGTCTTGGACTTCGGCGCAGGCTTGCGCTTGCGCGGGGCAGGTGTGCGGGTCGTCGCCATAGCTCGGACCCCAACCTTCGACGCGGTCCGGCGCGTCCCTCCCGCGGCCCGTCCGCGAGCCGCTCAGACGACGGCCGGCGCGAGCAGCGACGCGAGCGCCTCGGGCGCGACCGGACGGGAGAAGAAGTAGCCCTGCGCGTTGCTGCAGCCCATCGCGGCCAGCGCCTCGGCCTGCTCGGCGTCCTCGACGCCCTCGGCCACGCAGTCCAGCCCGAGGCCCTCGGCCAGGCGGACGACGGCGGAGACGATCGCGGCGTCGTCGCGGTCCTCGGCCAGCCCGTCGACGAACGACTTGTCGATCTTCAGGACGTCGACCGGGAGCAGCTGGCGCAGGTGGCGCAGCGACGCGTGGCCGACGCCGAAGTCGTCGACGGCGAGCTGGACGCCGAGCGCGCGCAGCCGCGCGAGCATCGCGCGCGCCGCGTCGACGTCGGCCAGCAGCGCGGTCTCGGTCACCTCGAGGCACAGGCGGCGCGGCGCGAGCCCGGAGGTGCGCAGCGCCTCGCGGACCGTGTCGGCGAAGTCGGGCGACGACAGCTGGCGCGGCGACACGTTGACCGCGATCTCCACCTCGGCCCGCTCCCAGCGCATCGCCTCGGCGCACGCCGTCCGGACGACCCAGGCGCCGATCTCCGCGATCAGGCCGAGGCGCTCGGCCATCGGGACGAACTCCGCCGGCGAGACGGCGCCGAGCTGCGGATGGCGCCACCGGATCAGGGCCTCGACGCCGGTGATCTCGCCGTCGGGCAGCCGGACCTGGGGCTGGTAGTCGAGGTGGAGCTCGCCGTGGGTGAGCGCCTCGCGCAGCCCGCCTTCGAGCGCCAGGCGGCGCAGCGCGGCCTCGCGCAGGGAGTCGTCGAAGGCCTCGCAGCGCGCCTTGCCGCGCTGCTTGGCGTGGTACATCGCGGCGTCCGCGTCCTGGAGCAGCTGGTCGGCGTCGTCGCCGCCGTCCCCGCGCTCCCCCGCGACCGCCAGCCCGACCGACGCGGTGACGAATCGCGCCGCGCCGTCGAGCTCGATCGGCGGGCGCAGCGCCGCGGCGAGGCGCTCGGCGACGCGCAGCGCGTCGTCCTGGTCGGCGACGTCGCTGACGAGGACCGTGAACTCGTCGCCGCCGAAGCGCGCGACGACGTCCCGGGGGCGCAGCGCGCCGGTCAGCCGGACCGCGACGGCCTCCAGCAGCCGGTCGCCGGCGCCGTGGCCGAGCGAGTCGTTGACGACCTTGAAGTCGTCGACGTCGACGAACAGGACGGCGACGTGGCCGTCGGCGACCCGGCGCTTCCGGCGGCGGTCGAGCTCCTGCTCGACGTGCTCGACGAACGCGCCGCGGTTGGGCAGGCCGGTCAGCGGATCGTGCGTGGCGCGGTGCGCGAGCGCGGCGCGGGCCCGGTTCGCGCCGCGGCGGGCCAGCTCGTTGGAGCGCCAGGACACGAGGTTGACCCCGGCCAGCGCGCCGATGAAGGCGGCGTGGATGCCCGCCCAGCGCCACGGGTGGCGCACCGCGTCGGAGTGGTTGCCGTAGACCGAGCGCGGGTCGAGCGCGCCCATGAGCCCGTGATGGACGAGGACGTAGCCGATCGCCAGGCCCCACGGCACCCAGTCCTCGTAGAGCGAGAGCAGCGCGACGACGACGAAGAAGTGGAAGTGCGCCTCGGTCACGCCGCCCCACAGGTGGGTGAAGATCGCCGAGCACGTCACGAGCCCCAACGCGCCGATCGACGCGCGGGCGCGCTGGGACAGGCCGCGGTGCGGCGCCGCGACGGCGCAGATCAGGATCGGCAGCGTGTCGACCGCGCCGTGGGCCAGCGGGTAGCCGCGGGCCACCGCGAAGGCCGGCAGCGCGAAGACGTGCAGCCACAGCAGGACGACCACCGTGCGGTGCCGCGCCTCGAAGGCGGCAGCCGGAAGCGTGCCGCCCGTCGGCAGCCAAGCCCGCGTCCGAACCGTGCGGTGGTCGTCCGGTGAAACCAGCACGCCCCAGCAATCGGCCGGCGCTCGCGGAACTTGGGCGAACGGTCCGCGGCCACGCGCCAACGACGCGCCTTGATCTGGGGTTGATCGTCCGCTCTAAGATTCCTGTGTGATCGACGGCCACGAGCGGCAAGCGCGGGTCCTCATCGTCGAGGACGACGACGACATCGCCCAGGTGCTGCAGCGCTCGCTGCGGCTGGAGGGGTACGAGACCCGGATCGCGGGCGACGGCGAGGCCGCGCTCGGCGCCGCCAACGACTTCGTCCCGGACCTCGTGGTCCTGGACCTCGGGCTCCCGAAGCTCGACGGCATGGACGTGGCTCGCCGCCTGCGCGCGGCCGACGACGTCCCGATCCTGATGCTCACGGCGCGCGACGCGTTGGAGTCGCGGGTCGAGGGCCTGGACGCGGGCGCCGACGACTATCTCGTCAAGCCCTTCGAGCGCCAGGAGCTGCTCGCCCGCCTGCGCGCGCTGCTGCGCCGCCGGCCACCACGCGGCTCCGCGTCGCTCGTGGTCTCCGACCTCTCCTTGAACCCCGACACCCACGAGGTGCGCCGCGGCGAGCGCGTGGTCGAGCTCACCCAGCGCGAGTTCGAGCTGCTGGAGTACCTGATGCGCAACGAGCGCATCGTCGTCCCGCGCCAGCGGCTGCTCGAGGACGTCTGGGGCTATGACCCGTTCGCGACGACGAACACGATCGAGGTCTTCGTCTCCAACCTGCGGCGCAAGCTGGAGGGCGGCGGCGAGCCGCGGTTGCTGCACACGATCCGAGGCGCGGGGTACGTGCTGCGCGCATGAGGTCGCTGCTCCACGCCCTCACGCTGCGCTGGCGCCTGGCTCTCCTCTCGGCGGGCCTGACGTTCCTGGTGCTCTGCATGTTCGCCCTGTTCATCGGGCAGTCGACGGCGTCGCGGATCCGCGGCGACTTCCGCAACGAGATGAACACGGCGATCACCAACCTGCTCGCCAACCGGCTGCCGATCTCCTACAACGACGGCGTCGCCAAGATCCCGGAGTCGACCGTCCGGACCTACGCCGCGCCCAACGAGGCCGTCATCCGCGTGCTGTTCACCAAGGGCGGCGGCGTGCTGGCGAGCACCGAGAACGCGCCGGACTTCGGCAAGCTCGGGCTGCGCCCCGACGAGTCCGGCCAGGTCGGCGGCTACCGGGTCATGACGCGCCAGACGACGCTGGCGATCAGCTCCGCGCTCGGCATCCAGGTGTACGTGCAGTACGCGCGCAAGACGGCCTCGACCGAGGCCAGCGTCCATCGCGTGCGCGTGTTCCTGATCTTCGGCGTGCTGCTCGGGTCCGGGCTGGCGCTCGCCCTGGCGCTGGCGCTGTCGCGGCGCGCGCTGGCGCCGATCACGCGGCTGACCTCGACCGCGCGCGACATCGCGATGACGCGCGACCCGTCGCGGCGCGTGCCGATCCCCGACACCGAGGACGAGGTCGCCGAGCTGGCGATCACGTTGGACGACATGTTGCAGGCGCTGGAGGCCTCGCGCGAGGAGCGCGAGGCGGCGCTGGCGCGCCAGCGGCAGTTCGTCGCCGACGCGTCGCACGAGCTGCGCACGCCGCTGACCAGCGTCCTGGCCAACCTGGAGCTGCTGGCCGACGTGCTCGACGGGGAGCGCGGCGAGGCCGCTCGGTCGGCGCTGCGCTCGACGCAGCGGATGCGGCGCCTGGTGGCCGACCTGCTGCTGCTGGCGCGCGCCGACGCCAAGCGCGACTCGCCGCACGCGCCGACCGACCTCGGCCAGGTGCTGCTCGACGTCGCGTCCGAGCTGGGCCCGGTCGCCGGCGAGCACGAGCTGTCGATCGACGCGCGCCGCGCGGTCGTGGCGGGCGCGCGCGACGAGCTGCACCGGCTCGCGCTGAACCTGATCCAGAACGCGTTCCAGCACACGCCGGCCGGGACGCGCGTGCACGCGGCGGTCGCCGTCGACGGCGACACGGTGCGGCTCGTGGTCGCCGACGACGGCCCGGGCGTCGCGCCCGAGCTGCGCGAGACGCTCTTCGACCGCTTCGTCCGGGCCGAGGGCGACCGCGGCGGCTCGGTCGGGCTCGGCCTGTCGATCGTCCGCGCGGTCGCGCGCTCGCACGGCGGGGACGTCGTGCTCGAGTCACCGGCCGAGGGCGGCGCGCGGTTCGTCGTGTCGCTGCCCGCGGTCGGGCAGGACACGTCCGGGCCGCCCTCCCCTCCGTCGCAGAACGGCGTCAGCCCGCCGCGAGCAGCACCGGCTCCCGGCCGGCTGAGCGTCTTGTAGGCCTTCGCGTTCTTGGTCGTCTTGGCCACCGCGGTCGCGCGCGCCTGCTTCTTCCTCGGCCGGCTGACCTTCTCGCAGCCCGACACCCTGTCGTGGCGATCCGCGGTGACCCGATCCCTGCCGGCGCCGCACCGGATCGTGTCGATCTCGCCGTCGCGGGCGGAGATCACGTCGTTGCCGCTACCACCGTCGACGACGTCGCGGCCGCTTCCGCCGACGATCGCGTCGTTCCCGGTGCCGCCGTCGAGCCGATCGCGTCCGGCACCACCGTCGAGCCGGTCGTTGCCGGCCAACGCAACTGGACGCCGCGCGGGCCGGGCTCGAAGGGGTTCGAGCCCGGCCCGCGAGCGACCTAGACCTCGACGACCACCGGCAGCACCATCGGGCGCCGGCGGAGGCGGTCGTAGACGAACGCGCCGAGGTCGTCGTGGAGGGTCTGCTGGAGGAGGTCGATCTCGCGGATCTCCTCCTTGGCGGCGCGCTCCAGCGAGGCCACGACGGTCTCGCGGATGTCGCCCAGCAGGCGGTCGGCGTCCTCGGTGTAGGGCACGCCGCGGAAGATGATCTCCGGGTCCGCGACGCTGGAGCCGTCCTGCTCGGAGATCGTGGCGACGACGACGAAGATGCCGTCGGCGCTGAGCATCCGGCGGTCGCGGAGCGCGACGTCGGTCGGGTCGCCGATCTCGACGCCGTCGACGTAGATCATGCCCGCGCGCTCGGCCTTGCCGAACCGCGCGCCGTCGCCGTCGAGCTCCAACGGCAGGCCGTTCTCGCCCTTGAAGACGTTCTCGGCCGGGACCCCGACCGCCTCCGCGAGCTCACCGTGCAGGTGGATGCGCTTGTGGTCGCCGTGGAACGGCATCACGTACTTCGGCTTGGTCAGGTTGAGCATCAGCTTGATCTCCTCCTGGTAGCCGTGGCCGGAGGCGTGGATCGGCGCGTCCTTGGCCGTGATCACGTTGCAGCCGATGTGGTAGAGCCGGTCGATCGTCTCGTTGACCGCGCGCTCGTTGCCCGGGATCGGCGTCGCCGCGAAGACGACGGTGTCGCCCTTGTGCAACTCGACCTGCGGGTGGTCGCGATGCGCCATGCGGCGCAGCGCGCTGAGCGGCTCGCCCTGCGAGCCGGTCGAGATGATCACGAGCTTGTGGTCGGGGAAGTCGTTGGCCTCCCGCGGCTGCACGAACGTGCCGTCGGGGACGTCGATGTGCCCCAGCATCCGGCCGATGTTCATGTTCTTGCGCATCGACCGGCCGACGAGGACGACCTTGCGCCCGTGCGCGGTCGCGGCGTCCACCACCTGCTGCACGCGGTGGATGTTCGACGCGAAGCACGTCACGACGATCCGGCCCTCGCAGCGCCCGAACAGCGCCTCCAGGTTCGGACCGGCGATCGACTCGCTCGGCGAGAAGCCCGGGCGGTCGGCGTTGGTCGAGTCGCCGCAGAGCAGCAGCAGGCCTTGGCGGCCCAGCTCGGCCAGGCGCGACACGTCGGCCGGGTTGCCGTCGACCGGCGTCTGGTCGAACTTGTAGTCGCCGGTGATGAGCATCGTCCCGAGGTCGGTCGTCAGCGCGACGGCCATCATGTCCGGGATCGAGTGCGTGAGGTGGATCAGCTCGATGTCGAACGGCCCGAGCTCGAGGGTCTCCCCCGCCCTGACATCGGTCAAGTCGGTGTCCTTGAGGCGGTGCTCGTCCAGCTTGGACCGCGCCATCGCCATCGTCAGCGGCCCGCCGAACACGGGGATGTCGGTCCCGAGCTCGCGCAGGATCCACGGCAGTGCCCCGAGGTGGTCCTCGTGGCCGTGGGTGATGACGATGCCCTCGATGTCGTCCGCGCGCTCGCGGAGGTACGTGAAGTCGGGCAGGACGAGGTCGATGCCGACCTGCTCGGCGGTCGGGAAGCGCAGACCGGTGTCGACGACGACGATCGCGCCGTCGTACTCGACGACGGTCATGTTCTTGCCGATCTCGCCCAACCCGCCGAGCGGGAGGACGCGAAGCTTGCTCTTGGCCATGTTCTCCTAGGAGGTCCCGGCGGAGGCGAGCAGCCCGTGGCGCTCGAGGACCGCGGCGATCTGCGCGCGCTCCTCCTCGTCAGCCTCGACGAGCGGCAGGCGAAGCCCGCCGACGGGGTGACCGGCCAGCTCCAGCGCCGCCTTCACCGGGATCGGATTCGTAGTGACGCCCATCGCGGCGTAGACGTCGCGCAGCGACGCGTCGATCTCGGCGCGGTTCTGCGGCTCGTCGATCATCCGGCGCATCTCGTCGCCGACCAGGTGGCTGGCGACGCAGATGCCGCCGCAGCCCCCGATCTCGAGCGTGCGCAGCAGGATCTCGTCGTTGCCCGCGTAGATGCCGAGCCCGTCGACCGGCGCCAAGTTGTCGTTGTTGGCTTGCTTGACGTAGTCGATGCCCTCGATCTGGGCCAGCTCGGCCAGCAGGTCGTTGGGCACGTCGATGACCACGCGCGACGGGATGTTGTAGAGGATGATCGGCTTGTCGGTGGCCTTGGCCACCTCTTGGTAGTGCGCGACGATCCCGCGACGATTGGGCTTGTTGTAATAGGGGGTGACGCTGAGGACGGCGTCGACGCCGAGCGCGGTCGCGCGCTCGGTCAGGTGGACCGCGTGCCGGGTGTCGTTGACCCCGGCGCCCGCGACGATCGACGTGCCCTCGGGCCGGTGCTGCACGGCCAGCTCGACGACGCGCATGTGCTCGTCATCGGTCAGCGTGGACGCCTCGCCGGTCGTGCCGCAGACGACGAAGCCGTCCGAGCCGTGCGCCGCAAGGTGGTGCAGAAGATCGACGAACGCCTGCTCGTCGAGATTCAGATCGTCGTCGAACGGCGTGACGATCGCAGTGAGGATGGCTCCCAGCCCGGCCACGTCGCTCATTCTCCCAGGATCAGCCGGCAAGGGGATCGCCGCCTGTCACCTTGGGCGCTGCCTCCTGGCTGCGATCGACCGCGGGGGCCTCGCCGGACGGCGGGGTCGGGGGCGTCGCGACCTCGGCGACGGTGTCCGCGGCCTGGGCGGTCGCGGCCGGATCCGGCGCGGGCGTATGCGCCGGCGGCGGGGGCTGCGTGTCCGGCGTCACGGGCGGCGTCGCGGGCGCGCCGTCCTTCTTCTGGCCGTCGTTGAACTGCGTCTGGACCTCGTCGAGCTTGGCCTGGGCCTGATCGGCGAGCGCCCTGGCGCGGTCCTTCAGCGTGCCGTCCTTGGCGTCCTTCTGCGCCTGCTCGGCGAACTTCTTGGCCTTGTCCATGAAGCCCATGTGGCTCAAGTCTCCTCGGGATCGATCGGCCTCACAGCGTACCCTCGACGCGTGCCGGATTCGGATTCGCTCGCCGCCGAGATCGTCGCGGTGCGCTGGCGCGCGGACGACGGCGGGTTCGCCGTGCTCGCCGCGGTGGCCGACGACGGCGCCGAGCTGACGCTGACCGGCCCGATCGCGCACCTGCACGAGGGCGACAGCGTCGAGGTCGAGGGCGCCTGGCGCGAGCACCCGAAGTTCGGGCGCCAGCTCCACGTCGAGCAGGTCCGCGTCGGCGCGCCGACGTCGGGGGCGCTGCTCACGCTGCTGGAGACGATCAAGCACGTCGGGCCCAAGGGCGCCGAGTGGCTGGTCGCGCGCCACGGCGACGAGGTGCTGGAGATCGTCGACCGCGACCCGGGCACGCGGCTGCGCGAGGTCCCGGGGATCGGCAAGGCCAAGCTCAAGGCGGCGGTCGCGTCCTGGCAGCAGCAGGCCGGCGGGCGCGCGCTGCGGATGCTGCTGGCCGAGCACGACGTCCCGGCGGCGGTCGCCGCGCGCGTGCACAAGGCGCTGGGCGGCGGCGCGCTCGCGCTGTTGGAGCAGGATCCGTACGCGCTGAGCAAGATCGACGGGATCGCGTTCGCGACCGCCGACGCCGTGGCCCGCGCGCTCGGCACGCCCGCCGACGCGCCCGAGCGGATCCACGCCGCGCTGC contains:
- the dapA gene encoding 4-hydroxy-tetrahydrodipicolinate synthase — its product is MSDVAGLGAILTAIVTPFDDDLNLDEQAFVDLLHHLAAHGSDGFVVCGTTGEASTLTDDEHMRVVELAVQHRPEGTSIVAGAGVNDTRHAVHLTERATALGVDAVLSVTPYYNKPNRRGIVAHYQEVAKATDKPIILYNIPSRVVIDVPNDLLAELAQIEGIDYVKQANNDNLAPVDGLGIYAGNDEILLRTLEIGGCGGICVASHLVGDEMRRMIDEPQNRAEIDASLRDVYAAMGVTTNPIPVKAALELAGHPVGGLRLPLVEADEEERAQIAAVLERHGLLASAGTS
- a CDS encoding ribonuclease J, which gives rise to MAKSKLRVLPLGGLGEIGKNMTVVEYDGAIVVVDTGLRFPTAEQVGIDLVLPDFTYLRERADDIEGIVITHGHEDHLGALPWILRELGTDIPVFGGPLTMAMARSKLDEHRLKDTDLTDVRAGETLELGPFDIELIHLTHSIPDMMAVALTTDLGTMLITGDYKFDQTPVDGNPADVSRLAELGRQGLLLLCGDSTNADRPGFSPSESIAGPNLEALFGRCEGRIVVTCFASNIHRVQQVVDAATAHGRKVVLVGRSMRKNMNIGRMLGHIDVPDGTFVQPREANDFPDHKLVIISTGSQGEPLSALRRMAHRDHPQVELHKGDTVVFAATPIPGNERAVNETIDRLYHIGCNVITAKDAPIHASGHGYQEEIKLMLNLTKPKYVMPFHGDHKRIHLHGELAEAVGVPAENVFKGENGLPLELDGDGARFGKAERAGMIYVDGVEIGDPTDVALRDRRMLSADGIFVVVATISEQDGSSVADPEIIFRGVPYTEDADRLLGDIRETVVASLERAAKEEIREIDLLQQTLHDDLGAFVYDRLRRRPMVLPVVVEV